The genomic segment GACCGGTTCGCCGAGGGCCTGGACGTCCCGGACCCGTACTACGCCGACACCGCGATGTTCGACGCCGTGCTGGCTATGATTGAGACCGCGACCCGAGGCCTGTTCCGACAGCTCGAACCGGCTCTGCGTCAGGGCCGCAGGACACCCCGCACGCCCCGGATCTGACGGGGCCCGATCAGGAGGACTCCCCTGACTTCGTCGAATGACTTCCCCGTCCAGCCGCTGAGCCCCCTCGACGGCCGCTACCGTCCGGCCGTGGCGCCGCTCGGCGAGTACCTGTCGGAGGCGGGACTGAACCGGGCCCGCGTCGAGGTGGAGATCGAGTGGCTGATCGCCCTCACCGACCGCTCGATGTTCGGCACCTCGCCGCTGGCGGAGGACGTCAAGGACCGTCTGCGCGCGCTCTACCGCGACTTCGGCCAGGCCGAGATCGACTGGCTCGCCGAGAAGGAGGCCGTGACCCGTCACGACGTCAAGGCCGTCGAGTACCTCGTGCGCGACCGCCTGTCCACGCTCGGGCTGGATGCGATCGCCGAGCTCACGCACTTCGCGTGCACGAGCGAGGACATCAACTCCGTCTCGTACGCCCTCACCGTCAAGCGCGCGGTCGAGAACGTGTGGCTGCCGGCCCTCGACGGCGTCATCGCCCGGCTGCGTGAGCTGGCGGTCGAGCACGCGGATGCCGCGATGCTCTCCCGCACGCACGGACAGCCCGCGACGCCCTCGACCATGGGCAAGGAGCTCGCGGTGTTCGCGTGGCGTCTCGAGCGCGTCCGCGCGCGCATCGCCGGAGCCGACTACCTCGCGAAGTTCTCCGGTGCGACCGGGACCTGGTCGGCGCACCTCGCGGCGGACCCGGACGCCGACTGGCCGCAGATCGCCAAGGATTACGTCGAGGGGCTGGGGCTGGGCTTCAACATCCTCACCACGCAGATCGAGTCGCACGACTGGCAGGTCGAGCTGTACGACGGCATCCGTCACGCCGGCGGCATCCTGCACAACCTCGCGACCGACATCTGGACCTACATCTCGCTCGGCTACTTCGCGCAGATCCCCGTCGCCGGCGCCACCGGCTCGTCGACCATGCCGCACAAGATCAACCCGATCCGGTTCGAGAACGCCGAGGCGAACCTCGAGCTGTCGGCCGCGCTGCTCGGCTCGCTGTCGCAGACGCTCGTCACCTCGCGCCTGCAGCGGGATCTCACCGACTCGACGACGCAGCGCAACATCGGTGTGGCGTTCGGGCACTCGCTGCTCGCCCTGGACAACCTGCGCCGCGGCCTGGGCGAGATCTCCCTGTCGCGCGATGTGC from the Microbacterium ginsengiterrae genome contains:
- the purB gene encoding adenylosuccinate lyase, producing MTSSNDFPVQPLSPLDGRYRPAVAPLGEYLSEAGLNRARVEVEIEWLIALTDRSMFGTSPLAEDVKDRLRALYRDFGQAEIDWLAEKEAVTRHDVKAVEYLVRDRLSTLGLDAIAELTHFACTSEDINSVSYALTVKRAVENVWLPALDGVIARLRELAVEHADAAMLSRTHGQPATPSTMGKELAVFAWRLERVRARIAGADYLAKFSGATGTWSAHLAADPDADWPQIAKDYVEGLGLGFNILTTQIESHDWQVELYDGIRHAGGILHNLATDIWTYISLGYFAQIPVAGATGSSTMPHKINPIRFENAEANLELSAALLGSLSQTLVTSRLQRDLTDSTTQRNIGVAFGHSLLALDNLRRGLGEISLSRDVLLADLDVNWEVLGEAIQTVIRAEVVAGRSTISDPYALLKELTRGHRVGAADLAAFVEGLEIGDAAKQRLLALTPATYTGIAERLAK